In the Burkholderia contaminans genome, GGCTCGACTGCGATTTTCAACAGGCTCACGCGAACTCTCCCGTAAATGTGCGGAAAACGGGAGCGGCATTCGCACGGGCGCGTAATCCGCGTAATCCGTGAAATCCGTGAAATCCGGCACGCGCCGCAGCCGATTGAAACGCTCCCGCGAATGCTGAATGCCGAATGACGCGGCGCACGAAAAAGCCCTGTATGGTGCGGCCCGGCCGCCGCCGGGCAACGCACGGCGCAGCCGATCGTAGCAACAAAACCTGACGAATTCAATCGACCGGAATCGATCCTCAGATTATCGGGCGAGAACGATCGAATAATCGGGAATCGGCATGCTGCAATGCACATCAAAATGAACCGTTCGTGAAACGCGATTTGAAAACGACCGATCGTTTCACCGAATCGTCTGCTTTTCATCAAATGGCATCTATGGCATAGTCGGCTCCGAATTGGATGGCGAATCAAACCGGATTTGCGAGCGTCTCACGCCGCCGCCCGTGGCCTGCTGTCCGCGTGCTCGTGAGACGAATTAAACCCAACGAAGCATCGGATCAACGAGGGCAAAAACTTGACGTCCTCCCGCGCCTAAAGGCGAAAGATTCCCACATCTGGCGATGCACGTCCGCATCGGAGAATGTTCATAGCAGCGTTGGTATCTCGATCATGTTCGACACCACAGTTACTGCAGGTCCACTCTCTTATTCGCAGTCCCGCGATACCTTTCGGTCGCGTCGTGCTGTCTTTCGATCCGCACGCCGAACAGGACTGGGTCGAACCGCTTTCGTCGACTTCCTCGAACGTGGCTCCGTGCGCGATCGCTTTGTAGCGGAGCTTGTTTCGGAAGGACGACCAGGATGCGTCGTAGACGCTCTTCGCCATCCTGGTTCTGGCGAGTTTGACAGCCGATACGTTGCCGATCGCGATGTAATCGAAGCGCCGCACCAGATCGAGCGCGAGCTTGTGCTGGAAATCGGCACGGGCGTTCGCCACCTTGGCGTGCAGCTTCGCGATATGTCGCTTGTGCTTTCGCGCCCGTTGCGCTTTCGCCAGCTTTTCCGCCGCTCGTCGACCGAACTGGTCATTGGGCAGCTTCTCTCCGGTCGAAAGTGTGGCGAAGTCTTTCAGGCCGAGATCGATGCCGACACCGGAACGGATAGGTCGGGCCGGAACATCCGGCGTCTCGATCACGATGTTCAGAAACCAGTTGCCACGCGCATCTTGCGCAAAGTTGGTCCCGTCCTTGATCTTGCCTTCGGGAAGCAGCCGGCTGTTGAACACGCGAAAGGTGTTGCCGGCGAAGCGAAATGCGTTGCCTTCGCGCTTCAGGTCGCGGCCCTTCAGCGGCACCCAGCCCAGCGATTTCCTGCCGCGATAGCGCAGGTAGGGCCGACGGTGCTGACTGCGCGACTTCGCATATTGTTCGCACGTCGCGTTGACCGTGCCGGAGTGGATGCCGAGTTCCTTGCTACTCCCCGTCGTCAGCACGTTCAGGTCGAATCCCGTCGGCCACTTCTTGCTCCACTTGAGCGCGTGCTTCTGCGTGTCATTGCAAAAGTTCCAGACGTAGTTCACCGCACGGCTCTGCTTGTTGAGCAGTCCGTTGAGCGACTTTACGCGGTAGCGGTAGACAAGAATCATGCCGGTGATCCTATCCGGTGGAAGAAGCTGCCTGTCAACAGCATTCCTTTCCTTCCCGCCATCAATGGCGGGATTTCTCGGAGCAAATTCTGATGAACACTTCTGTCGGTGGCATTCGTCGTCTCGGCATGCGCGCGCTGCTCGTCGACGACGAGATCACGCAGGAAACCGCGACCGGGCGTGCGGTCCGCACGCTGAGCGCGGAGCTCGTGCAGCGCGACATCGACGTGCTCACGGCCACGTCGGCCGACGATGCGATCATGCTGATCCGCTCCGATCCGTCGATCCAGTGCGTGCTCCTCGACTGGGATCTCGGCGTGGACGGCCATGGGCCGTCCGAGGCCGTGGTCGACGCGATCCGGCATCGCAACGCCAACGTGCCGATCTTCCTGCTGGCCGACCGCAGCGTCGCATCGTCGGTGCCGTCCAAGGTGATGGGCCAGGTCGACGATTTCGTGTGGCTGCTCGAGGATACGGCCGACTTCATCGGCGGGCGCATTCACGCGGCGATCGAACGCTATCGCGCGACGGTGCTGCCGCCGATGTTCGGCGCGCTCGCGAAATTCTCGCGCGTCTACGAATACTCGTGGCATACGCCCGGCCACACCGGCGGCACGGGCTTCCTGAAATCGCCGGTCGGCCGCGCGTTCTTCGAGTACTTCGGCGAAGCGCTGTTTCGTTCCGACCTGTCGATCTCGGTCGGCGAGCTGGGCTCGCTGCTCGACCACTCGGGCCCGATCGGCGAAAGCGAGCGCTACGCGGCCCGCGTGTTCGGCGCGCATCGCACATATCACGTGACGAACGGCTCGTCGACGTCGAACCGCATCATCCTGATGGCGAGCGTGAGCCGCGACCAGATCGCGCTGTGCGACCGCAACTGCCACAAGTCGGCCGAGCACGCGATGACGATGTCGGGCGCGATCCCGACCTACCTCGTGCCGACGCGCAACCGCTACGGGATCATCGGGCCGATCGCGTCCGAGCGTCTCACGCAAACGGCGATCCGCGAGGCGATCGCGTCGAACCCGCTCACGGCCGGGCTGGCCGATCGCCAGCCGAAGCACGCGATCGTCACCAACTCGACGTACGACGGCCTGTGCTACAACGTCGCGCGCGTCGAGGAACTGCTCGGCGCGAGCGTCGACCGGCTGCATTTCGACGAAGCGTGGTACGGCTATGCGCGTTTCAACCCGATCTACCGCGATCGCCATGCGATGCACGGCGACCCGCGCGACCATCATGCGGATCGCCCGACGGTGTTCGCGACGCAGTCGACGCACAAGCTGCTGACCGCGCTGTCGCAGGCGTCGTACATCCACGTGCGCGACGGCCGCAACCCGATTCCGCATGGCCAGTTCAACGAAACATTCATGATGCACGCGTCGACGTCGCCGAACTACGCGATCATCGCGTCGAACGACGTCGCGGCCGCGATGATGGACGGCCCCGGCGGCGCGGCGCTCACGCACGAGTCGATCGAGGAAGCCGTCGCATTCCGGCAGATGATCGCGCGGATGAACAGCGAGTTCGGCGCGAAGGGCGACTGGTTCTTCGAGTGCTGGCAGCCCGACACCGTGCTCGAGACGCGCACCGGCCGCACGCTGCCGTTCCACGATGTATCGCCCGAGCTGCTCGCGAGCGACCCGTCGTGCTGGGTGCTGCGTCCCGGCGCGCAATGGCACGGCTTCGGCAATATCGAGGACGGCTACTGCATGCTCGATCCGATCAAGGTGTCGATCGTCACGCCGGGCGTCGCGCCGGCCGGCGGGCTGATGCCGGTCGGCATTCCGGCGAGCGTCGTGACCGCGTATCTCGATGCCCGCGGGATCGTCGTCGAGAAGACCACCGACTTCACGATCCTGTTCCTGTTCTCGATCGGCATCACGAAAGGCAAGTGGGGCTCGCTCGTCAGCGCGCTGTGCGACTTCAAGCGCGACTACGACGCGAACCTGCCGCTCGACATGGCGATTCCGTCGCTCGCGAAGGAGCACGGCTCGCGCTATGCGGGCATGGGGCTGAAGGACCTGGCCGACACGATGTTCGCGGCGATGGAGCAGCTCGGCACGACGCGGCTGATGTCGGAGGCGTTCTCGATCCTGCCGAAGCCGGAGATGAGCCCGGTGCGCGC is a window encoding:
- a CDS encoding RNA-guided endonuclease InsQ/TnpB family protein; this encodes MILVYRYRVKSLNGLLNKQSRAVNYVWNFCNDTQKHALKWSKKWPTGFDLNVLTTGSSKELGIHSGTVNATCEQYAKSRSQHRRPYLRYRGRKSLGWVPLKGRDLKREGNAFRFAGNTFRVFNSRLLPEGKIKDGTNFAQDARGNWFLNIVIETPDVPARPIRSGVGIDLGLKDFATLSTGEKLPNDQFGRRAAEKLAKAQRARKHKRHIAKLHAKVANARADFQHKLALDLVRRFDYIAIGNVSAVKLARTRMAKSVYDASWSSFRNKLRYKAIAHGATFEEVDESGSTQSCSACGSKDSTTRPKGIAGLRIREWTCSNCGVEHDRDTNAAMNILRCGRASPDVGIFRL
- a CDS encoding Orn/Lys/Arg decarboxylase N-terminal domain-containing protein: MNTSVGGIRRLGMRALLVDDEITQETATGRAVRTLSAELVQRDIDVLTATSADDAIMLIRSDPSIQCVLLDWDLGVDGHGPSEAVVDAIRHRNANVPIFLLADRSVASSVPSKVMGQVDDFVWLLEDTADFIGGRIHAAIERYRATVLPPMFGALAKFSRVYEYSWHTPGHTGGTGFLKSPVGRAFFEYFGEALFRSDLSISVGELGSLLDHSGPIGESERYAARVFGAHRTYHVTNGSSTSNRIILMASVSRDQIALCDRNCHKSAEHAMTMSGAIPTYLVPTRNRYGIIGPIASERLTQTAIREAIASNPLTAGLADRQPKHAIVTNSTYDGLCYNVARVEELLGASVDRLHFDEAWYGYARFNPIYRDRHAMHGDPRDHHADRPTVFATQSTHKLLTALSQASYIHVRDGRNPIPHGQFNETFMMHASTSPNYAIIASNDVAAAMMDGPGGAALTHESIEEAVAFRQMIARMNSEFGAKGDWFFECWQPDTVLETRTGRTLPFHDVSPELLASDPSCWVLRPGAQWHGFGNIEDGYCMLDPIKVSIVTPGVAPAGGLMPVGIPASVVTAYLDARGIVVEKTTDFTILFLFSIGITKGKWGSLVSALCDFKRDYDANLPLDMAIPSLAKEHGSRYAGMGLKDLADTMFAAMEQLGTTRLMSEAFSILPKPEMSPVRAYEHLVQGRVEQVTLEELAGRTVATGVVPYPPGIPLLMPGESAGPAGGPVLGYLKALEAYDRRFPGFAHDTHGVEVEDGTYRVYCLTA